The Aureispira anguillae genome contains a region encoding:
- a CDS encoding DUF6368 family protein yields MGGPTSSILLKAIPTKLVWNEINSIVNNISKKVEGSSFWVKSTYPINGKIITTNENRPFYIESNEINTDYSVNEISQISDLLNIKPRYCLHIGAMCSKTIDHQILGELTLFIADKFDGIIDFGGALSPYHLLPNHLSKEDVNWSEIKPYFETMAKDIKGKIYSINYKTSLDKDWVFHICDVDFMRSWLKNKHFYMIK; encoded by the coding sequence ATGGGAGGACCAACATCATCAATACTATTGAAAGCTATTCCAACAAAATTGGTATGGAACGAAATTAACTCAATAGTTAATAATATCTCGAAAAAGGTTGAAGGGAGTAGTTTTTGGGTAAAATCCACTTATCCTATAAATGGTAAGATCATTACAACAAATGAAAATCGACCTTTTTATATTGAAAGCAATGAAATTAATACTGATTATTCTGTAAATGAAATATCTCAAATAAGTGATTTATTGAATATTAAACCAAGGTATTGTTTACACATTGGTGCAATGTGTAGTAAGACGATAGATCACCAAATATTAGGGGAGTTAACCTTATTTATCGCTGATAAATTTGATGGTATAATTGATTTTGGAGGAGCACTCTCGCCTTACCATTTATTGCCAAATCATTTATCTAAAGAAGATGTCAATTGGTCAGAAATAAAACCATATTTTGAAACTATGGCTAAGGATATAAAAGGAAAAATCTATTCTATTAACTATAAAACTTCTTTAGATAAAGATTGGGTATTTCATATTTGTGATGTTGATTTTATGAGAAGCTGGTTAAAAAACAAGCACTTTTATATGATTAAATAA
- a CDS encoding LPD1 domain-containing protein, with the protein MKIIDTLRPEGGSKAEQWWQDQGFKKVYQEFRKGDASNDLKKIKDVRDVSEFFKLKGYQFGNWVTHEDRFNYLAALAVCLFDLNRVLRFKGNNLGLDKHLGVAFGARGKKGAKAHYEPWSHIINMTRYKEAHRFKEPYTKPTRFVISGGVGSFAHEYGHFLDYFFGSRVETTAKVYALSDGHSTDPTRIQYDKNKYPMRYLMESILEKAYWDSSKRSESAYVKRIKELLPDRYLDYFLSRNEIFARLFEQYISYKLKELKIKNVFLTKTKYHTAQYMLLSEIKTVVPLFDKLLIQMRKHF; encoded by the coding sequence ATGAAAATTATAGATACCTTACGTCCTGAGGGCGGTTCAAAGGCAGAGCAATGGTGGCAAGACCAAGGCTTTAAAAAAGTTTACCAAGAATTCAGAAAAGGCGATGCCAGTAATGATTTGAAAAAGATCAAAGATGTACGAGATGTATCGGAGTTTTTTAAACTCAAAGGCTATCAATTTGGCAACTGGGTCACCCATGAGGATCGCTTTAACTATTTAGCAGCTTTAGCCGTTTGTCTATTTGATCTCAATCGAGTACTGCGCTTTAAAGGCAATAATTTAGGCTTAGACAAGCATTTAGGCGTTGCCTTTGGGGCAAGGGGCAAAAAAGGAGCTAAAGCGCATTATGAGCCATGGTCGCACATCATCAACATGACTCGTTACAAGGAAGCACATCGTTTTAAGGAGCCATACACCAAACCAACCCGTTTTGTTATTTCGGGTGGAGTGGGTTCTTTTGCGCATGAGTATGGGCATTTCTTGGATTACTTCTTTGGTTCCAGAGTGGAAACAACCGCTAAAGTTTATGCTTTATCGGATGGGCATTCTACTGACCCTACACGGATTCAATACGATAAAAACAAGTACCCCATGCGCTATTTAATGGAGTCCATTTTAGAAAAGGCCTATTGGGATAGTAGCAAACGCTCTGAGTCTGCTTATGTGAAGCGAATTAAAGAGCTGCTTCCTGATCGTTATTTGGATTATTTTCTAAGTAGAAATGAGATTTTTGCTCGTTTATTTGAACAGTACATTTCTTATAAACTAAAGGAATTGAAGATTAAAAATGTCTTTCTAACTAAAACCAAGTACCACACCGCTCAATATATGCTCCTTTCGGAAATAAAAACGGTCGTACCGCTTTTTGACAAGTTATTGATCCAAATGAGAAAGCATTTTTAG